From Carassius auratus strain Wakin chromosome 1, ASM336829v1, whole genome shotgun sequence, the proteins below share one genomic window:
- the LOC113051735 gene encoding tubulin beta-4B chain, producing the protein MREIVHLQAGQCGNQIGAKFWEVISDEHGIDPTGSYHGDSDLQLDRISVYYNEASGGKYVPRAILVDLEPGTMDSVRSGPFGQIFRPDNFVFGQSGAGNNWAKGHYTEGAELVDSVMDVVRKEAESCDCLQGFQLTHSLGGGTGSGMGTLLISKIREEYPDRIMNTFSVVPSPKVSDTVVEPYNATLSVHQLVENTDETYCIDNEALYDICFRTLKLTTPTYGDLNHLVSATMSGVTTCLRFPGQLNADLRKLAVNMVPFPRLHFFMPGFAPLTSRGSQQYRVLSVPELTQQMFDAKNMMAACDPRHGRYLTVAAVFRGRMSMKEVDEQMLNVQNKNSSYFVEWIPNNVKTAVCDIPPRGLKMSATFIGNSTAIQELFKRISEQFTAMFRRKAFLHWYTGEGMDEMEFTEAESNMNDLVSEYQQYQDATAEEGEFEEEGEEEAA; encoded by the exons ATGCGCGAGATCGTGCACCTGCAGGCGGGCCAGTGCGGGAATCAGATCGGAGCGAAG TTCTGGGAGGTGATCAGTGATGAACACGGTATTGACCCCACTGGCAGCTACCATGGAGACAGTGACCTGCAGCTGGATCGCATCAGCGTTTACTACAATGAAGCCTCTG GGGGAAAGTATGTCCCTCGCGCCATCCTTGTGGATCTAGAGCCAGGAACCATGGACTCTGTCCGCTCTGGTCCTTTTGGGCAGATATTCAGACCTGACAACTTTGTTTTTG GTCAGAGTGGAGCTGGAAATAATTGGGCTAAGGGTCACTACACAGAGGGTGCTGAACTGGTGGACTCGGTGATGGATGTGGTCCGCAAGGAAGCTGAGAGCTGTGACTGTCTGCAGGGCTTTCAGCTCACGCATTCACTGGGAGGAGGAACAGGCTCAGGCATGGGAACGCTCCTCATTAGCAAGATCCGCGAGGAGTATCCCGACCGCATCATGAACACCTTCAGTGTGGTGCCGTCTCCCAAAGTGTCGGACACGGTGGTGGAGCCCTACAACGCCACGTTGTCCGTTCACCAGCTGGTGGAGAACACGGATGAGACCTACTGCATTGACAACGAGGCCCTGTACGACATCTGCTTCCGTACTCTCAAGCTCACCACACCCACGTATGGCGACCTCAACCACCTCGTCTCGGCCACCATGAGCGGCGTCACCACCTGCCTGAGGTTCCCCGGACAGCTGAACGCCGATCTTCGCAAACTGGCGGTCAACATGGTGCCCTTCCCTCGTCTGCACTTCTTCATGCCTGGCTTTGCTCCTCTCACCAGCAGGGGGAGTCAGCAGTATCGCGTGCTCTCCGTCCcagagctcacccagcagatgtTCGACGCTAAGAACATGATGGCTGCATGCGACCCGCGCCACGGCCGCTACCTAACTGTGGCCGCCGTTTTCCGTGGTCGCATGTCAATGAAGGAGGTGGACGAGCAGATGCTGAACGTGCAGAACAAGAACAGCAGCTATTTCGTGGAGTGGATCCCCAACAACGTCAAGACCGCCGTCTGCGACATTCCACCTCGTGGTCTCAAAATGTCTGCCACATTCATCGGCAACAGCACTGCCATCCAGGAGCTGTTCAAACGCATTTCGGAGCAATTCACCGCCATGTTTCGCCGCAAGGCCTTCCTGCACTGGTACACCGGCGAGGGCATGGATGAGATGGAGTTCACAGAGGCAGAGAGCAACATGAACGACCTGGTGTCCGAGTATCAGCAGTACCAGGATGCTACTGCAGAGGAGGGAGAATTTGAGGAGGAGGGTGAAGAGGAGGCCGCCTGA